One window from the genome of Antechinus flavipes isolate AdamAnt ecotype Samford, QLD, Australia chromosome X, AdamAnt_v2, whole genome shotgun sequence encodes:
- the LOC127542704 gene encoding heat shock transcription factor, Y-linked-like translates to MAEKSNQKNIEGFEMALSLSETQDLSPQDGTIGSEMCISSIFSSSTPVCEQTSAGDSDLRSLIEENAFQALTERPLIKRPRFTLCDVGSVEDNDFLSLTFPKKLWKIVESEQFKSIWWDSDGTCVVIDEELFKKEVLERKGPFRIFETDCMKSFIRQLNLYGFSKMRQDFQRSASLADFLAEEKEVSVLSKLQFYHNPNFKRGYPHLLVRMKRRVGIKNASPVPFSLDQDFSKSCLKVGGNLDSQKSDLVAESSGKNVFSTSTNSNVQKSMLRKLATTKKLTSTTTRIRSGFSTPPAASVRPSEHIVADQNARLNQLTPFHLPQHSTHTQVNTHDIDSTTTTSATSLYRVIPPVQNSPFGPMMGLPTFPAMYPDLPAMQAHLASLLPFCNPWFSMPMIAAASAISMSRSSHHRTPSYHHCPNCNCSSSNVPSTKGAPKGNEYAGYQR, encoded by the exons ATGGCTGAGAAAAGTAATCAGAAAAATATAGAAGGATTCGAAATGGCACTTTCTTTATCAGAAACTCAAGATCTCTCTCCTCAAGATGGAACTATTGGCTCAGAAATGTGCATTAGTTCgatattttcttcatctactcCAGTATGTGAGCAGACATCAGCTGGTGATTCTGATTTGAGGTCTCtgattgaagaaaatgcttttcAGGCTTTAACTGAGAGACCTTTGATAAAAAGACCACGCTTCACATTGTGTGATGTAGGCTCAGTAGAAGAtaatgattttctctctctcacttttccaAAAAAGCTTTGGAAAATAGTAGAAAGTGAACAATTTAAGTCAATTTGGTGGGATAGTGATGGGACTTGTGTAGTGATTGAtgaagaactctttaaaaaagaagttttagAAAGAAAGGGCCCTTTCAGAATATTTGAAACAGATTGTATGAAAAGCTTCATTCGACAGCTTAATCTTTATGGCTTTAGTAAAATGAGACAGGATTTTCAAAGATCTGCTTCTCTTGCTGATTTTttagcagaagaaaaagaagtatctGTTTTAAGcaag ttacAGTTCTACCATAATCCTAATTTTAAAAGAGGCTACCCTCACCTTCTCGTAAGGATGAAGAGAAGAGTGGGCATTAAAAATGCATCTCCAGTTCCTTTCTCATTAGACCAAGATTTCAGTAAGAGTTGCCTTAAAGTAGGGGGTAATTTAGATAGTCAGAAATCTGACTTAGTTGCTGAGTCTAGTGGGAAGAATGTATTTTCTACATCTACAAATTCAAATGTGCAAAAATCTATGCTGAGGAAGCTTGCCACTACTAAGAAACTTACTAGTACAACTACCCGAATCAGAAGTGGTTTTTCTACCCCACCAGCAGCTTCTGTGAGACCATCAGAACATATTGTTGCAGATCAAAATGCTAGGCTTAACCAGTTGACTCCTTTTCATCTACCCCAACATAGCACCCATACTCAAGTGAATACTCATGATATAGATTCCACTACAACTACATCTGCCACTTCTCTCTATAGGGTTATACCTCCTGTTCAGAACAGTCCTTTTGGGCCTATGATGGGACTTCCTACTTTTCCAGCAATGTATCCTGATTTGCCAGCTATGCAGGCTCATTTAGCTAGTCTGCTGCCATTTTGTAACCCATGGTTCTCAATGCCTATGATAGCTGCTGCCTCAGCTATTTCAATGTCTAGATCTTCCCATCACCGGACCCCTTCTTATCACCATTGCCCTAATTGTAATTGTTCTTCAAGCAATGTTCCATCTACCAAAGGGGCTCCTAAGGGTAACGAATATGCAGGATACCAAAGAtaa